In Myxococcales bacterium, the DNA window CGTAGAGGCCCGCCGCGAGGCACGTGGCGATCGCGACGTAGGGGTTCATGTCGGCCGCGGTCTGGCGGTACTCGAGCCTCGTCCCCGACTCGCCGCCCTCGATGGCGCGGATGGCGCAGGTGCGGTTCTCGAGGCCCCACGTGGCCGTGAGCGGCGCCCACACCCCGGGCACGTAGCGTTTGTACGCGTTCACGGTGGGCGCATAGAGCGCGGTGAGCTCGGGCATGAGCGCGATCTGGCCGGCGAGGTAGCTCCGCGCGACGTCGGAGAGTGAGCCCTCGCTGCCCGCACCGTAGAACACGTTCGCCTTCTCGCCGTTCGCACCTGCGCTCCAGAGCGACTGATGGAGGTGCCCGCTCGACCCGGGGAGCTTCTCGTTCCACTTGGCCATGAACGTGGGCACGAGGCCGTGGCGGTGGGCGATCTCCTTCGCTTGCGTCTTGAAGAGGGCGGCCTTGTCGGCCATGCGCAGCGCCTCGTCGTAGCGGAGCGCGACCTCGTACACGCCAGGGCCCGTCTCGGTGTGCAGACCCTCGATGGGGATGTCGAACGCGAGCGACTCGTTCCAGAGAGACTCACAAAACGCCTTGTTTTCGGCCGTGCGGAGCCACGAGTACCCGAACATGCCCGGCGAGAGCGGCGTGAGCTTTTTGTAACCCTTCTCTCGGATCGACTCGGGGGTCTCCTTGAAGACGAAGAACTCGAGCTCGGCCGCGAACGTCGCCGAGTAACCGAGGGCCTTCGCGTCGGCGAGGACCTTCTTCAAGAGGCCTCGTGGGCACGCGGGGTGGGCGGCGCCCTCTTTGGTCACGAAGTCGACGAGGAACGCCGCCGTGTCGGGCTCGTTCGGGAGCACACGAAACGTCGACAGATCCACGGTCGCGTGGGTGTCGGGGTAGCCCGAGTCCCAGCCGGTGACCTTCACGTTGTCGTAGAGCACGTCGTGGAGATCCCACCCGAAGATGACGTCGCAGAAGCCGAAGCCGCTCTTCATGGCGCTCTCGAACTTGTCGACCGAGACGTACTTTCCGCGGAGCACGCCGTCGATGTCGAAGCCGCCCACCTTCACCTTGCGGATGCCCTTGGTCCGGAACGCCTCGAGGATTTCGCTGGGAGTCATGAGCCCGAGGGTACACGAGGCCCGCGGCCTTTCGGCGTGTGTCCTCGGCCGGGGGCCATTTCGGGCGTGACTCTCCGCGTCGTGGACGCACCCCGAAAAAAACGACGAGAGGCAGGCAACGAATCCGTCGGGGCTGCCGAGAGAGGGGGCACCATGCGACTCCTCCCTCTCGCGCCGATCCTCTTCGTGCTCACCCAGACCGTGCTCACGGTCGCCCCTTCGCAGGTCCACGCGGCGCCGCGAATGTCGGTCGCGCCCGCCCGAGCCCCCTCGCGCGCCACCCGCGACGAGGCCCTCGCGAGGGCGTTCGGCGCGAGCTTCGGGGGCAGCTTCCGTGCGACCCGCCAGGGGGACGCCGTCGTGCTCGATGCCGACCCGAAGGCGCCCCGGTCGCGTGCCTATCCTATGGAAAATACACGATTATTCCGCGCTGTGCTGCGGGCCGAGGCCGAGACGCTCGGAGGCGATCCGGGCGACGACTTTCGGGTGCAAGGGTACTTCGGCGAGCCGCCCCCGGAGCCCACCTACCTCGAGGCCGCGCAGCGTCTCGGCGCCACCGAGACGGCCTCGGCGCGGCCGCTCGTGCGCGCGTGGTTCGACGACGCCGGGCACCTCGTGCGCGTGCAGATCGTCGGTGAGGCCATGCGCGGTGTGTCGAGGCTCCCGAGGTCGCCCCGGTACGACGACGCGACCGCCTCCGTGTGTGCCCTGAGAGGCTCGGTCGCCAAGCCCGAGGGGCTCAAGGTCACCCTCGTGGTCGCCCGTCGTCACGACGGCA includes these proteins:
- a CDS encoding glutamine synthetase produces the protein MTPSEILEAFRTKGIRKVKVGGFDIDGVLRGKYVSVDKFESAMKSGFGFCDVIFGWDLHDVLYDNVKVTGWDSGYPDTHATVDLSTFRVLPNEPDTAAFLVDFVTKEGAAHPACPRGLLKKVLADAKALGYSATFAAELEFFVFKETPESIREKGYKKLTPLSPGMFGYSWLRTAENKAFCESLWNESLAFDIPIEGLHTETGPGVYEVALRYDEALRMADKAALFKTQAKEIAHRHGLVPTFMAKWNEKLPGSSGHLHQSLWSAGANGEKANVFYGAGSEGSLSDVARSYLAGQIALMPELTALYAPTVNAYKRYVPGVWAPLTATWGLENRTCAIRAIEGGESGTRLEYRQTAADMNPYVAIATCLAAGLYGIRHGLTAPAPSRGDASGTRDPRLVLPRSLRDATARLEASQAARDVLGEAFVDHYVRTREWEVRQYERAVTDWELERYFEII